The genomic stretch TTGTAAACACTTCTTTTTGAATTGACTCTTTAAAAGAATTGATTTGCTTTCTGTTTACATTATCTTTTAAAAATAGTGTTATTGCTACTTTTTCTTTTACTCGATTAGAAACCAAAGTAGATTTTAAAAGTACCAAACCTAACACACCAACCATAAAAAGTACTAAAGCAATACTAATTACAACAGAAATGTAAGAAGATGCTAAGCGTCTTTTTTGATAAGATTCGAATTTTGAAGGCATTTACAATAACTTTTAAAACTGTGGCAAGATAATAATTAGTATGCAGTTAACAGTGTCTGTTAGCAGTATTTTAACTATTCTATCTCTTGACATAACTCAATTAAAACACCGTTTGTTGTTTTAGGGTGTAAAAAAGCAACTAATTTATTGTCAGCTCCTTTTTTTGGTGTTTCGTTTAACACAGTAAAACCTTCGTTTTTTAATCTAGTTATTTCTACATTGATATCTGCTACAGCAAATGCTATGTGATGAATTCCTTCTCCTTTTTTATCTATAAATTTGGCAATTGGGCTATCTTCTTTTGTTGCTTGTAACAACTCTACTTTATTGGGTCCTGTTTTAAAAAATGAAGTTTTAACACCTTCGGATTCAACTTCTTCTTCTTTGTAATGCTTTTCGCCAAAAAGTGATGCAAATAATTTATTTGAGACCTCTAAATCTTTAACTGCAATACCTATGTGTTCTATTTTATCCATAGGGTAAAAATAGTAAAAGCTATTTAACCATCATAACCAAAACCACTTTTGTCTTCAACCTCTAATTTTTCTATTTTTAGATAAACATTATTCATTAATAAGTTTTCTGAATTTAAATTTACTGCATTCAAAAACAAAGAATCTTTTTCTCTTAATAACAAAGTTATAGACTTATTAGTAGATTTTACAGCATGATAACTTTTAGTTTCTTTATTAATTACTGCAGTAATTTCAGATTTATAATTATTTACATATAAACTTAATTCTGATACAGCATCTTTATAAAATGTACTTAAAGAGTTTTGACTAAAACCCCAATCTATTTTATAAATACCATACACAGGAATAGTTAATTTCTTATTCGTAACAGAACCATGTTTAGAATTAAAATCTACATCACCAGATATTGTTAGTTCTTTTAATTCCTCATTAAATGTAAATCCGGTAGTTTTATCTAATACAATTTCCATAATTTTTTATTTCAAAAATACATGTAGATTTTTGTATTTATCTAAGGAAAAACACCCATAAATAGCAGTATTTTAATCTTTTGCTATAATTTTAATATTATCTAATTCGTAAGTTCCATCAAAGTTTACATTGCCATTACCTTTGTATTTAAAAGCGATATATGCAGTGCCCGAATAATTAGATAAATCTATATATGTAGAATGTATCCAATTTTTAAAACCTTCTCCATCAGAAACAATTTTTGCAGGTAAAACGGTCCAATTTGCTGTACTAATATTATTAGAATCACCATTAAAATCCGTAGAAACTAAAACTTCTAATTCGCTACCATTGGCAAAACTATTTGATGTTTCAAAAGAAAGAAACTCCTCTAAAGTAGCATCTAAATCAACACCTTTGGTTATCAGCCAAGTTATTGTACTTGCATCAGAAGAATTAGCAGAACCTATTCTTGCGGCTTTACTTTGCGAATAAGTATCAGTGTAAGATCGCCAAGATTTTGTACCTTCTTCTCTATAATTTAACCAATCTGCTACTCTTATTTCTCCAGAAGTTGTCTCAAAACCTTCTTCTAATAAAGTAATATTAAAATCTTGTTCGGTTTGCGTGGTACATCTTTCATTAGACATTAAAACATCTTCTGTAGAATTTAATACAAGTACTAAAAAATCGCCACTATAATCTTTAGAAACCAATGCGTTAATTGTTCCGCCACCAGTTGGTAGCGCATTATTTGCAAAGTTTGCAAAAGAACTTGTTTCTAAAACAAGATCTGCAAAACCTAATCTTTGGCAAGTTTGAATTTTTCTTTGTGTATCAAAATCTTCTGTAGGATCTACATAAGATTTACCTGCTAAATTTTCTGGAAAAATTACATTATTTACAGAAACAAAAGTACCTATATCATAAGCACTTAATGCTGCTAAAGAAACTGCTTTAGGTACAATTATTTCTGCTTTTTCTGAACGAAAAAAATGACCATCTATTTGTTTAGAAGAAACACTTTCTATTTCGTTTTCATTTGTAATACTTAATTTACCACCTATTGTTATAATTCCGTCACCAGAATTTAATTCGCCAATAAATAAATCTTTTAATCGAATGTAAACCTCTCTACCCAAATTAAATTTATTGAATGTATTGGTTAGGTTAACTGCTATTTTTATTCCGGCGGTAGGATTTTCTGGAGCATCTTGCATATAAAACTCTCTAAAATAATTCCCGTTTTCATCAGAAGAATTCACATAGCCTTTCACAACAATATCAGAAGTAATTTTTAATGGCTTGTTGCCAGAAATGTATAATTCTTTTAATGCTTTTATAGACTTCAATTCTAAGAGATTACTATCAATACTATCTAAAACTGCTGTAAGATTTTTGTTTTCTTCTTCACCTAAATTTTCTGGAACTGTATAATCGCTATCTGCTACACAAGTAATAAATAGCAAACTTGTAATAATTAATAAAGTTGTTAATGTATTTCTTTTCATTTTAAATATTTTTAGAAGCTGATGTTTAGGTTTAAAAAGTAAGTTGTACCTCTACCGTACCAATATTTATTACCAAACACCGGTTTTGCCAAACTTTTGTCTGCTTTTAATTCGTTGTAGTTTGCATTTCTACCTTGTTCAAAACCGCCAGATTTATATTCTTTATTTAATAAGTTATTAATGGTAGCAAATACACTTATGTAGTATTTTTTAATTTTATAAGATTTACCACCAACAATATTTACAACCTTATAACTATCAAATTTTTCTTGTTTTAATAATTCTCTAGCAGTTTCTGTGTTATAATTAGAAAAACTTAAACCATCCGAATCTGTATAAAAATTGCTTGTTCTTGTTAACGGAGCAATGTCTATATATGTATTTGAAAAGAAATTGGTTGTGGCACCAACCCACCAATAATCTGGATCTCTATATTCGAAGCCTATAGAATAGGCGTTATGTGGGCCAGCTGCAATTTTATAATTTTTAAGATTTGATGTGTAATTTTTAGATCTTCCGTTTTCATCGAAAATACCAGTATTAGAAATATCTGATGTTAAATATAAATCTGGATTATTATTGTAAACAAAACTACCCACAGAGGCTGCTCCTTTTAATTTTAAAGTCGCTGTAATTTGTGCTTCTAATCCTAATTCTAAACCTAATTGTCTTTTTTCTATTCCTGATAAAATTTCTTGTACAAAAGCTGTGTTATCACCACCTAAACCATCTGCAAAATAGAACGAAATTTCTGTAGCGTCTTTTATGCTTGTATAATAACCTGTTAATCTTGCTGTAATTACAGGACTCCTTCTAATATAACTTATATCTGTAGTTAAAATTTTTTCACTTTGTAAATCATCAACTAAATTGTTATTTTCTCTAGAATTGGAAAAAGAATTTCTTAATGTTGGTGCTTGAGTTAAGTAACCAAAATTAGCATTGATTATATTTCGACCGTTTATTTTATAAGTAGCACCAGATTTAAAACCATAATTTGTGAAATTTAGCTTTTCTGAATTGCCTAAAGAATTGTTTTCAAATCTTCCGTTTTTATAAAGACCTTCTCTATAACTAGCAGAATTAGAAATTTTTAATGCAGCAAAAAAATCTAACTTATTATATTTAAACTGTGCTTGTAAAAAAGCATTTATAACTGTTGAGTTTAAGTTGAAATTGTATTTAAATTTTTCTCCTACACCAACAATTCTATCAGGATTTTGTAAATCGTTTTGCATTTGAGCTTTAGAAGCTGCAAAATTATTTACATCTAAATAACCATTTCCGCCTAACAAATCTATTACTTCTGCAAAGTTTTCAGATTTTAACTGTTTATATTCTAACTTAGAGTTGATGGAAAAATTATCATTTATTTCTAAATTATAAATACTATTTAACGTAATTAATTTGTCATCATTTCTATCTTCATATAGAACAAAAGCACTATTAGAGTAGGTGTTTGCTGTAGTTACATTTGCATCAAAAATAGTTCTCCAATTTATTTGGCCGTCATCTA from Polaribacter marinaquae encodes the following:
- the mce gene encoding methylmalonyl-CoA epimerase; this translates as MDKIEHIGIAVKDLEVSNKLFASLFGEKHYKEEEVESEGVKTSFFKTGPNKVELLQATKEDSPIAKFIDKKGEGIHHIAFAVADINVEITRLKNEGFTVLNETPKKGADNKLVAFLHPKTTNGVLIELCQEIE
- a CDS encoding TonB-dependent receptor, whose amino-acid sequence is MNRTIVLIVVFLLCYTKIFTQNILEGIVMSHHSKEPLENVSIRIKKLNIETKTTENGVFKLKNIPKGKHLLQISFLGYETQNFPIDLNTININLGEIILYKLDIEQEDLSIITITDDELNDDANSADNIAGLLQSSRDVFLRTAAFEFSSSFFRVRGLDSGNGKVLINGIEMNKIYDGRAQWSNWGGLNDVLRNQEFTNGLAASNFTFGGILGATNIDARASLQRPGSRVSYSSSNRSYVHRLMATYSSGISKKGWSFTFSGSRRLGKEGFNEGTSYNAYSAFASIEKKFNEVHSLNFTGIFTPNRRGKSSPNTQEVFDLKGIAYNEYWGFLNGNKLNARIKEVAEPILMLNHFWTISEKASLQTNISYQFGNIGNSRIDFNGGANPSPSYYQKLPSYFLRTNNLAEAYTAQENFLDDGQINWRTIFDANVTTANTYSNSAFVLYEDRNDDKLITLNSIYNLEINDNFSINSKLEYKQLKSENFAEVIDLLGGNGYLDVNNFAASKAQMQNDLQNPDRIVGVGEKFKYNFNLNSTVINAFLQAQFKYNKLDFFAALKISNSASYREGLYKNGRFENNSLGNSEKLNFTNYGFKSGATYKINGRNIINANFGYLTQAPTLRNSFSNSRENNNLVDDLQSEKILTTDISYIRRSPVITARLTGYYTSIKDATEISFYFADGLGGDNTAFVQEILSGIEKRQLGLELGLEAQITATLKLKGAASVGSFVYNNNPDLYLTSDISNTGIFDENGRSKNYTSNLKNYKIAAGPHNAYSIGFEYRDPDYWWVGATTNFFSNTYIDIAPLTRTSNFYTDSDGLSFSNYNTETARELLKQEKFDSYKVVNIVGGKSYKIKKYYISVFATINNLLNKEYKSGGFEQGRNANYNELKADKSLAKPVFGNKYWYGRGTTYFLNLNISF
- a CDS encoding DUF5689 domain-containing protein; this encodes MKRNTLTTLLIITSLLFITCVADSDYTVPENLGEEENKNLTAVLDSIDSNLLELKSIKALKELYISGNKPLKITSDIVVKGYVNSSDENGNYFREFYMQDAPENPTAGIKIAVNLTNTFNKFNLGREVYIRLKDLFIGELNSGDGIITIGGKLSITNENEIESVSSKQIDGHFFRSEKAEIIVPKAVSLAALSAYDIGTFVSVNNVIFPENLAGKSYVDPTEDFDTQRKIQTCQRLGFADLVLETSSFANFANNALPTGGGTINALVSKDYSGDFLVLVLNSTEDVLMSNERCTTQTEQDFNITLLEEGFETTSGEIRVADWLNYREEGTKSWRSYTDTYSQSKAARIGSANSSDASTITWLITKGVDLDATLEEFLSFETSNSFANGSELEVLVSTDFNGDSNNISTANWTVLPAKIVSDGEGFKNWIHSTYIDLSNYSGTAYIAFKYKGNGNVNFDGTYELDNIKIIAKD